In a single window of the Elaeis guineensis isolate ETL-2024a chromosome 8, EG11, whole genome shotgun sequence genome:
- the LOC105032554 gene encoding LOW QUALITY PROTEIN: RNA polymerase II transcriptional coactivator KIWI (The sequence of the model RefSeq protein was modified relative to this genomic sequence to represent the inferred CDS: inserted 1 base in 1 codon), whose product MSTRENKKRRNEEAAGGSSDGAPPPKXEAKLETGDIVICELSQNRRVAVRRWKGKLLVDFREFYVKDGKQLPGKKGITLTVDQVCTEHIPNHNIFFWFSSKKP is encoded by the exons ATGTCGACGAGGGAGAACAAGAAGCGACGCAACGAGGAGGCCGCCGGCGGCAGCTCCGACGGGGCGCCACCACCGA AGGAGGCTAAGCTGGAAACCGGCGACATCGTCATCTGCGAG TTGTCGCAAAATCGGAGGGTCGCCGTGCGAAGATGGAAGGGGAAGCTCCTAGTGGACTTCAGAGAGTTCTACGTCAAGGACGGGAAGCAGCTCCCTGGAAAGAAAG GTATCACACTTACTGTTGATCAGGT ATGCACTGAGCATATTCCCAATCACAACATTTTTTTTTGGTTCTCTAGTAAAAAGCCCTAG